A genome region from Triticum aestivum cultivar Chinese Spring chromosome 2B, IWGSC CS RefSeq v2.1, whole genome shotgun sequence includes the following:
- the LOC123042053 gene encoding FCS-Like Zinc finger 2-like, translated as MEPSVACSFFFDAELLGEPGMPTMDACALCAKPLARDSDVFMYRGDTPYCSEECRHEQMHLDAVCARQAARRLQRFSAETESHREQRQSRKVSVAS; from the coding sequence ATGGAGCCATCAGTGGCCTGCTCCTTCTTCTTCGACGCCGAGCTGCTCGGTGAGCCCGGCATGCCGACGATGGACGCGTGCGCGCTCTGCGCCAAGCCGCTGGCGCGCGACAGCGACGTCTTCATGTACAGAGGAGACACGCCCTACTGCAGCGAGGAGTGCCGCCACGAGCAGATGCACCTCGACGCCGTCTGCGCCAGGCAGGCCGCGCGGAGGCTGCAGCGGTTCTCGGCGGAGACGGAATCCCACCGTGAGCAGCGGCAGTCCAGGAAGGTGTCCGTCGCAAGCTAA